A window of the Lactuca sativa cultivar Salinas chromosome 5, Lsat_Salinas_v11, whole genome shotgun sequence genome harbors these coding sequences:
- the LOC111900460 gene encoding putative glycine-rich cell wall structural protein 1, with the protein MVVVACFYYYAIDMILCGGGGGINGGGGGSGKGRGGGGDGSGDISRCGEGCDSRVGRGSGASEYDGVGGGEGSGVGGDGDGRDGDGDGSRGGGGSGDDVVVVVVAGEEVIVEEVDVELIVMVAKVVVVVAVTVKDLVVV; encoded by the exons atggttgttgtcgcttgtttttactactATGCAATtgatatgatact TTGTGGTGGAGGAGGCGGTAttaatggtggtggtggaggtagtGGTAAAggtagaggtggtggtggtgacggtAGTGGTGACATTAGTAGATgtggagaag GCTGTGATAGCAGAGTAGGAAGAGGTAGTGGTGCTAGCGAATATGATGGTGTTGGTGGCGGCGAAGGTAGTGGtgttggtggtgatggtgatggtagaGATGGAGATGGTGACGGTAGTAGAGGCGGAGGAGGTAGTGGTGATGATGTGGTAGTTGTTGTGGTGGCAGGAGAGGAAGTGATAGTGGAAGAGGTGGATGTAGAGTTAATCGTGATGGTAgcaaaggtggtggtggtggtggcggtgacgGTGAAGGACCTAGTGGTGGTGTGA